Proteins encoded by one window of Anaerosalibacter sp. Marseille-P3206:
- a CDS encoding PglZ domain-containing protein — MIKIIQDPDKLYKDCADIIVNDALTYAKSRLMINEVKEGQREKADIVVVRPSYFKYYEDIYNIPSWCDLIQYSFDTIIEQFDLDFTLSEKQEIKELVCEEDIQDFLKSYNKNLNFDINIIKYIFNNGEFIVQIKNYEELILWMEDSIKEERAEWTDIRLREIMEDNLDIEFDPLFLDRLFSIEDEKALDLMKLSLVSTYLFYDYPLSSKNLISTKVDLLEKNYVSKEFVMDLIQRSPYVIDELNLIISSMKDKLSIFEVEELNQFLSRTKGFLDEEWNWVWNYTRNNFSVDTFRKNLSKIYLWLNVKEGKEKIKLLRNLMDFMELKGNYNVPEKLEDWFYYYENFHLKWFSAMEEEKNIIKSLENLNEVFLLEIINEIKIYKHKMESYYEEFLYKNYPRFLREDKTNIKIIKQVQNYLDKARIFFFVIDGLRWELWNNIKNIFEENEYFIENTKQSCLSMLPSITSVSRTSLITGNTYKTLVDEKQDKEYQFNIYNEEKHLKRNFSNYTIAYRNGGIDEIDELLKENADIYTLIYSQSDAIFHATNNMTTEAMEPLLRDLISRLITKINEYGDMIIVLSTDHGSINIENKKKIFLDIPDIIEEDQHGNCLVLMSQYFEESLYEKTKSQVNENEWYSIWREDSYKYGLPNVINNKEVYAWLFPRNEYYYGRQAKGFVHGGLSMEETIIPYGIYRKQPAVFNDLIVTTGDSYLILDEISFLSLVIYNPNNYGIKRIKINLPNLGITEEVTDLSSKEKRKIILQFKLKDSYCRGEKLKETIKLKIFYLNNSTEQSFRISEKVQVSTVSSINKEMSEKRSLDF; from the coding sequence ATGATAAAAATAATTCAAGATCCAGATAAATTGTATAAGGACTGTGCTGATATTATAGTTAACGATGCATTAACTTATGCAAAAAGCCGACTAATGATTAATGAAGTGAAGGAAGGTCAAAGAGAAAAGGCTGATATTGTAGTTGTTCGTCCATCTTATTTTAAATATTATGAAGATATATATAATATACCTAGTTGGTGTGATTTAATACAATATTCATTTGATACTATAATTGAACAGTTTGATTTAGATTTTACATTATCAGAAAAGCAGGAAATAAAAGAACTAGTTTGTGAAGAAGATATACAAGATTTTCTAAAAAGTTATAATAAAAATTTAAATTTTGATATCAATATAATTAAATATATATTTAATAATGGTGAATTTATTGTTCAAATAAAAAATTATGAAGAGTTAATTTTATGGATGGAAGATTCCATAAAAGAAGAAAGAGCAGAATGGACTGATATAAGATTAAGGGAAATAATGGAGGATAACCTAGATATAGAATTTGATCCACTATTTCTTGATAGGCTATTTTCAATAGAGGATGAAAAAGCATTAGATTTAATGAAGTTGTCTTTGGTTTCAACTTATTTGTTCTATGACTATCCTTTATCTTCTAAGAACCTTATAAGTACAAAAGTAGATTTGCTTGAGAAAAATTATGTTTCTAAAGAATTTGTAATGGATTTAATTCAAAGATCACCTTATGTCATTGATGAATTAAATTTAATTATTTCATCAATGAAGGACAAACTAAGCATATTTGAAGTAGAAGAACTTAATCAATTTTTGAGTAGAACAAAGGGGTTTTTAGATGAAGAATGGAATTGGGTATGGAATTATACTAGAAATAATTTTAGCGTGGATACATTTAGAAAAAATCTATCAAAAATATATCTTTGGTTAAATGTAAAAGAGGGCAAAGAAAAGATAAAGTTACTTCGAAATTTAATGGATTTCATGGAACTTAAAGGAAACTATAATGTTCCTGAAAAGTTAGAGGATTGGTTTTATTATTATGAAAACTTTCATCTTAAATGGTTTTCAGCTATGGAAGAAGAAAAAAATATTATTAAATCGTTAGAGAATTTGAATGAAGTATTTTTATTAGAAATAATAAATGAAATCAAGATATATAAACATAAGATGGAATCTTATTATGAAGAGTTTTTATATAAAAATTATCCTAGGTTTTTAAGGGAAGATAAAACTAATATTAAGATAATAAAACAAGTACAGAACTATCTTGATAAAGCTAGGATTTTTTTCTTTGTTATTGATGGTCTTAGATGGGAATTGTGGAATAATATAAAGAATATATTTGAGGAAAATGAATATTTTATTGAAAATACAAAACAAAGTTGTTTATCAATGCTACCTTCAATAACTTCAGTATCTAGAACTAGTTTAATTACTGGAAATACCTATAAAACTTTGGTAGATGAAAAGCAGGACAAAGAATATCAATTTAACATATATAACGAAGAAAAACATTTGAAGAGGAATTTTTCAAATTATACTATAGCATATAGAAATGGTGGAATAGATGAAATTGATGAATTGTTGAAGGAAAATGCAGATATTTATACTTTAATCTATTCTCAAAGTGATGCCATATTTCATGCAACAAACAATATGACAACAGAAGCGATGGAACCTTTGTTAAGAGATTTAATAAGTAGATTGATAACAAAGATTAATGAGTATGGAGATATGATAATTGTATTGTCAACAGATCATGGTTCTATTAATATCGAAAACAAGAAAAAAATATTTTTAGATATTCCGGATATTATTGAAGAAGATCAACATGGAAATTGCTTAGTTTTGATGAGCCAATATTTTGAAGAAAGCTTATATGAAAAAACTAAGAGTCAAGTCAATGAGAATGAATGGTATTCAATTTGGAGAGAAGATAGTTATAAATATGGTTTACCTAATGTAATAAATAATAAAGAAGTCTATGCATGGTTATTTCCTAGAAATGAATATTATTATGGAAGGCAAGCAAAAGGATTTGTTCATGGAGGACTTTCTATGGAAGAAACAATTATTCCCTATGGTATATATAGGAAGCAACCAGCTGTTTTTAATGACTTAATAGTAACTACAGGGGATAGTTATCTGATTTTAGATGAAATATCTTTTTTAAGCTTAGTTATATATAATCCTAATAACTATGGCATAAAAAGAATAAAGATAAATCTACCTAATTTAGGTATAACTGAAGAAGTAACTGATTTATCATCAAAGGAAAAGAGAAAAATAATACTCCAATTTAAGCTAAAAGATAGCTATTGTAGAGGAGAAAAATTAAAGGAAACAATAAAATTAAAGATATTTTATTTAAATAATAGTACTGAACAGTCATTTAGAATATCTGAAAAAGTTCAGGTAAGTACAGTTAGTTCTATTAATAAAGAGATGTCAGAAAAAAGATCTTTAGATTTTTAA
- the brxL gene encoding BREX system Lon protease-like protein BrxL has protein sequence MEKWEEQLMDNFGSAVVNKKLALENEIQGIPRYVSEYILGVYAIDGITKESIEEASNFINLHKYSSREKELLKNKLVSEYSIKVLDKFKAEVDTKKNEINASMGTTQLANMIANPTLVKEHERLLIDGIWGLGELRYYAPGSEYDGEDVNKEGIIELQKFKPLQLSNISLEDFKRGRSNIDTESWINAIISTVGLDYNNYDLRKKLIILSRLIPMVEESVFLMEFGKPGTGKTYCFENISAYSRVISGSAVTPAQLFYNLQSKTPGLLLQYDIVLFDEIDKVRKKGLNEEVINKLYKYLESFSFDRGGVEQSSTCGIMMVGNISPDKEFQEETLFLDVLNQKLREEAFVTRLSGVIPGWELDPIEKREVSITKHYGFMADYFSEILHELRKSYIHQNIARERVKLINANIRDEKSVIKIVSGLLKIIYPHGEVEDEYLEEIIKYAVEIRQFVINQNYYITGKKDYNVKLEWEIRDEI, from the coding sequence ATGGAGAAATGGGAAGAACAATTAATGGATAATTTTGGTTCTGCTGTTGTAAATAAGAAACTTGCTTTAGAAAATGAAATACAAGGCATTCCAAGATATGTTTCAGAATATATTTTAGGTGTTTATGCTATAGATGGAATTACTAAAGAGTCAATAGAAGAAGCAAGTAATTTTATTAATTTACATAAATATAGCAGTAGAGAAAAAGAACTTTTAAAAAACAAATTAGTTTCTGAATATAGTATCAAAGTTTTAGATAAGTTTAAAGCAGAAGTAGATACAAAGAAGAATGAAATAAATGCAAGTATGGGAACTACACAATTAGCTAATATGATTGCTAATCCAACTCTAGTTAAAGAACATGAAAGATTATTAATTGATGGAATTTGGGGATTAGGAGAACTAAGATATTATGCACCTGGTTCTGAATATGATGGTGAGGATGTAAATAAAGAAGGAATTATAGAATTACAAAAGTTTAAACCGTTGCAACTTTCTAATATTTCTTTAGAAGATTTTAAAAGAGGCCGTTCTAACATTGATACTGAATCATGGATTAATGCAATCATATCAACAGTTGGACTGGATTATAATAATTATGATTTGAGAAAGAAGCTTATAATTTTATCTCGATTAATCCCTATGGTTGAAGAGTCGGTATTTTTGATGGAGTTTGGGAAACCAGGTACAGGAAAAACTTATTGTTTTGAAAATATTTCAGCTTATTCTCGAGTGATATCAGGAAGTGCTGTTACTCCTGCTCAACTATTTTATAATTTGCAAAGTAAGACTCCTGGACTTTTACTACAGTATGATATTGTATTGTTTGATGAAATTGATAAAGTTAGGAAAAAAGGTTTAAATGAAGAGGTAATAAATAAACTCTACAAATATTTAGAAAGCTTTTCGTTTGATAGAGGTGGAGTTGAACAATCTTCAACTTGTGGAATTATGATGGTCGGAAATATTAGTCCAGACAAAGAGTTTCAAGAAGAAACATTATTTTTAGATGTACTCAATCAAAAGTTAAGAGAAGAAGCTTTTGTAACACGTTTGTCAGGAGTTATTCCTGGATGGGAATTAGATCCTATAGAGAAAAGAGAAGTAAGTATTACAAAACACTATGGATTTATGGCAGATTATTTTAGTGAAATACTACACGAGCTTAGGAAGTCTTATATACATCAAAATATAGCAAGAGAAAGAGTTAAACTAATCAATGCAAATATTAGGGATGAAAAGAGCGTAATCAAAATTGTTTCTGGATTATTAAAAATAATATATCCTCATGGTGAAGTTGAAGATGAATATTTAGAAGAGATAATAAAATATGCAGTGGAAATAAGACAATTTGTAATAAATCAGAATTATTATATTACTGGTAAGAAGGATTATAATGTGAAGTTGGAATGGGAGATAAGAGATGAAATTTAA